A window of Armatimonadota bacterium contains these coding sequences:
- a CDS encoding HAMP domain-containing histidine kinase has translation MEQVVSQAERTLLDLIEELSECHDNMDVMRVACAHTVRPFPDYLFFGILLSNQSRQEWWFLPIENPRKPCDGCVPLAKLPSDEPIDPILHELGKDVSSLMQQGGKISALLLTGAEPFWCGAEDKLLPALAEVTGLSPKTVLGASWERPRGGLGWMLLGFSEARPFSESELRLFELMVRVTSRMAMYPELVHEVARTERLGASLRRNVVHDLKTPLAVIRGYAETLLTTDFVEDLATTMELLRGVVEQTERLQDDLDDILKPLDDAWRPLPEEFDIARLVQQTIIAERHTERARDHRIRLIGAVEACNIVADRRKIRRVIENLTSNAVKYSPGTGNTVTVSLEKDSKFVRVSFRDEGIGMTESQLDRVFTATIRVVDDALGIEGTGFGLDSCKRVLDMHGGSLEAYSEPGEGSTFIAVIPLEFSG, from the coding sequence GTGGAACAGGTAGTTAGCCAGGCAGAGCGGACGCTCCTCGACCTTATCGAGGAGCTGAGCGAATGTCACGACAACATGGACGTAATGCGCGTCGCATGCGCGCACACCGTTCGTCCGTTCCCCGATTACCTGTTCTTTGGCATTCTGCTTTCCAATCAATCGCGCCAAGAGTGGTGGTTCCTGCCGATCGAGAACCCTCGGAAGCCGTGCGACGGTTGTGTTCCGCTGGCGAAGTTGCCCAGTGACGAACCCATCGACCCTATTTTGCACGAGTTAGGGAAAGACGTTTCGTCGCTGATGCAGCAGGGTGGCAAGATTAGCGCGCTCCTACTCACGGGCGCTGAACCGTTCTGGTGCGGCGCGGAAGACAAGTTGCTGCCTGCTCTTGCCGAAGTAACCGGTCTGTCGCCGAAGACGGTACTGGGTGCGAGTTGGGAGCGCCCTCGCGGCGGGCTGGGGTGGATGCTGTTGGGTTTCAGCGAAGCGCGACCATTCAGCGAATCCGAACTGCGCCTCTTCGAGCTGATGGTCCGCGTTACCAGCAGGATGGCGATGTACCCAGAACTCGTCCACGAAGTCGCCCGGACAGAGCGGCTCGGAGCCTCCCTGAGAAGAAACGTCGTCCACGACCTCAAGACTCCTCTTGCTGTGATCCGCGGTTACGCGGAGACGCTGCTGACCACAGACTTCGTGGAGGACTTGGCGACGACGATGGAGCTGTTGCGCGGCGTCGTAGAGCAGACCGAGAGACTGCAGGACGACCTGGACGACATTCTAAAGCCGTTGGACGACGCTTGGCGACCGCTCCCAGAAGAGTTCGACATCGCGCGACTCGTACAGCAGACGATCATTGCGGAGCGACACACCGAGCGCGCCCGCGATCACAGAATTCGGTTGATAGGTGCCGTCGAAGCGTGCAACATCGTGGCCGATAGGAGAAAGATCCGGCGCGTAATCGAGAATCTCACGAGCAACGCGGTCAAGTATTCGCCGGGCACGGGCAACACGGTAACGGTATCGCTCGAGAAAGACTCCAAGTTCGTTCGAGTCTCCTTCAGGGATGAGGGGATCGGCATGACGGAAAGCCAGTTGGATCGAGTATTCACAGCTACCATAAGAGTGGTGGACGACGCTCTAGGCATCGAAGGCACGGGCTTCGGCCTGGACTCCTGCAAGCGCGTTCTAGACATGCACGGCGGGAGCCTTGAGGCGTATTCGGAGCCGGGCGAAGGCTCTACGTTCATAGCTGTGATTCCGCTTGAGTTCTCCGGCTAG
- a CDS encoding zinc-dependent metalloprotease codes for MTRAMIVLTVLALSALALGQTPIEEMTEGMERHDGLLTTFHEAKANKLMMLIRPQDMREFLMLSAIRTGLGSNDVGLDRGQLGPSYVVEIKRMADKIVFFVPNLGFRAEQGSPAERRSVAEAFAPSVLWATKIEAEDDDGNLLIDLTSFVLRDAHHVGRSLAGQGSASIDAGKSAIDFEQCLSFPKNLEFEAFLTFKVSGPGNFVRATTEIPESWSLVQHVSIVELPDDGYQRREADTRIGAFGISYLDYTVPLSESISKRFIARHRLEKGDPNAAMSEPIEPIIYYVDHAAPEPVRSALIEGASWWNEAFEEAGFINAFQVKVLPEDAHPLDIRYNVIQWVHRSTRGWSYGASVRDPRTGEIIKGHVSLGSLRVRQDRLIFEGLLGVEKTGSGDADDPVELALARIRQLSAHEVGHTIGLAHNFAASTYGRGSVMDYPAPLVRVDGDQLDVSEVYDVGIGVYDKHAVKWMYSQFTSNEDEELERIIRDGQRRGLLFLSDQDARSAGAADPRASLWDNGRDAVEGLRETMAVREIALKNFGRRNLANDQPLSMLQEVFVPIFLYHRYQVEAAAKAIGGVYYAHTVNSDGVRPFTLVPASLQRDALNALMECLEEDFLTVPHNVVQLIGPRPYGFGGNREIFGTRTSPTFDPVTASEAAADTVLRFLLNPTRLERVIQQTRPRADLPGIDEVLGTTTEVVFGPSWARRDISPVGWALRKLYLNRLMQLAADTSNSIHLRAAAREQLVSIKNRMDLSDPKKALVDEEIERFLFRPAGTTFDYARPSAAPPGSPIGWQQFCSVGG; via the coding sequence ATGACGCGCGCGATGATCGTCTTGACAGTTCTCGCCCTGAGCGCCCTGGCGCTTGGGCAGACTCCGATCGAAGAGATGACCGAGGGCATGGAGCGGCACGACGGGCTCCTGACTACGTTCCACGAAGCCAAGGCGAACAAGCTGATGATGCTGATCCGGCCCCAGGACATGCGCGAGTTCCTGATGCTCAGCGCGATCCGAACGGGGCTCGGGTCGAACGACGTCGGGCTCGACCGCGGCCAACTCGGCCCGTCCTACGTCGTCGAGATCAAGCGGATGGCCGACAAGATCGTCTTCTTCGTCCCCAACCTCGGTTTCCGCGCCGAACAGGGGTCGCCAGCCGAACGGCGATCCGTGGCCGAGGCGTTCGCACCATCGGTCCTCTGGGCGACCAAGATAGAGGCCGAGGACGACGACGGCAACCTGCTGATCGATCTGACCTCGTTCGTCCTGCGCGACGCACACCATGTGGGGCGATCGCTCGCCGGACAGGGCTCTGCCAGCATCGATGCCGGAAAGAGCGCGATCGACTTCGAGCAGTGCCTCTCGTTCCCGAAGAACCTGGAGTTCGAAGCGTTCCTGACGTTCAAGGTCTCCGGCCCCGGCAACTTCGTGCGCGCGACGACTGAAATCCCCGAAAGCTGGAGCCTCGTGCAGCACGTCTCGATCGTCGAGCTCCCCGACGACGGCTATCAGAGGCGCGAGGCCGACACCCGCATCGGCGCATTCGGAATCTCGTACCTCGACTACACCGTTCCGCTCAGCGAGTCGATCAGCAAGCGGTTCATCGCTCGACACCGACTTGAGAAAGGGGATCCGAACGCCGCGATGTCCGAGCCGATCGAGCCGATCATTTATTACGTCGACCACGCCGCGCCAGAGCCGGTAAGGTCCGCGCTCATCGAGGGCGCTAGCTGGTGGAACGAAGCGTTCGAGGAGGCAGGCTTCATCAACGCGTTCCAGGTCAAGGTCCTCCCCGAAGACGCCCACCCGCTCGACATTCGCTACAACGTCATCCAGTGGGTCCACCGCTCCACGCGCGGCTGGTCCTACGGCGCGTCCGTCAGGGATCCGAGAACCGGCGAGATCATCAAAGGCCACGTCTCGCTCGGCTCACTTCGAGTGCGGCAAGACCGCCTGATCTTCGAAGGCCTGCTCGGCGTCGAGAAGACCGGAAGCGGAGACGCGGACGACCCGGTGGAGCTTGCCCTCGCGCGAATTCGCCAACTTTCAGCCCATGAAGTTGGACACACGATCGGCCTCGCTCACAATTTCGCGGCGAGCACCTACGGACGAGGCTCGGTGATGGACTACCCCGCGCCGCTCGTCCGCGTCGATGGCGATCAGCTCGACGTCAGCGAGGTCTACGACGTAGGGATCGGCGTGTACGACAAGCACGCGGTGAAGTGGATGTACTCGCAGTTCACGAGCAACGAGGACGAAGAGCTTGAGCGAATCATACGCGATGGACAGAGGCGCGGCCTGCTCTTCCTGAGCGACCAGGACGCCCGCTCAGCAGGCGCCGCCGACCCGAGAGCAAGCCTTTGGGACAACGGGCGGGACGCGGTCGAAGGACTGCGCGAGACGATGGCCGTTCGCGAAATCGCGCTCAAGAACTTCGGCAGGCGCAATCTCGCAAACGACCAGCCGCTGTCGATGCTCCAGGAGGTGTTCGTTCCGATCTTCCTTTACCACCGCTACCAGGTCGAGGCCGCCGCGAAGGCGATCGGCGGCGTGTACTACGCGCACACGGTGAACAGCGACGGAGTGCGACCGTTCACCCTCGTGCCCGCCAGCCTGCAGCGCGATGCGCTCAATGCGCTGATGGAGTGCTTGGAGGAAGACTTCCTGACCGTGCCGCACAACGTCGTACAACTGATCGGCCCTCGACCGTACGGCTTCGGCGGGAACCGCGAGATATTCGGAACACGGACAAGCCCCACCTTCGATCCGGTAACCGCGTCAGAGGCTGCGGCGGACACCGTCTTGAGGTTTCTGCTCAACCCGACAAGGCTAGAGCGGGTGATCCAACAGACGAGGCCCCGCGCCGACCTCCCCGGCATCGACGAAGTTCTCGGCACGACAACCGAGGTCGTATTCGGCCCGTCGTGGGCGCGGCGCGATATCAGCCCGGTCGGATGGGCGTTGCGGAAGCTGTACCTGAACAGGCTGATGCAGCTGGCGGCAGACACTTCGAACTCAATCCACCTCCGGGCGGCAGCTCGGGAGCAACTGGTTTCCATCAAGAACAGGATGGACCTCTCTGATCCGAAGAAGGCGCTGGTCGATGAGGAGATCGAGAGGTTCCTCTTCCGTCCTGCGGGAACGACGTTCGACTACGCCAGGCCAAGCGCAGCGCCGCCGGGAAGTCCGATCGGATGGCAGCAGTTCTGCAGCGTCGGCGGCTAG
- a CDS encoding DUF1501 domain-containing protein: MINALKNITRRALFRQMGYGIGATALSSLLMKPGVKALLPTQDPVNPLAAKPSHFPAKAKNVIYLFMAGAPSQVDMFDPKPILQELDGEDCPADILEGERFAFIRGTPKLLGSPFEFEQCGESGQWVTELLPHFKTIVDDVSIIRSMHTEQFNHAPAQIFMNTGFRIPGRPSMGSWLTYGLGSENADLPGFVVLISGIANPDGGKACWGSGFLPSVFQGVQFRSEGDPVLFVTNPEGVTDGVRRDTFDAIRDLNQMRYEETLDPEIQTRIAQYELAYRMQTSVPELMDISGESEATHIAYGTDPGARSFANNCLLARRLVERGVRFVQLYHRGWDHHGTNQGESIDGGLPVLCKQIDQPIAALIKDLKQRGLLDETIVVWGGEFGRTPMNEARGGSKFKGRDHHPRAFTMWMAGGGIKPGVSYGLTDELGYNIVENPVHINDLHATILHQMGMDHTRLTYRYQGRDFRLTDVGGNVIKDLTG; encoded by the coding sequence ATGATCAACGCACTGAAGAACATCACACGCAGAGCTTTATTCCGGCAGATGGGATACGGAATCGGCGCGACTGCGCTCTCCTCGCTGCTCATGAAGCCGGGCGTGAAGGCGCTTCTGCCAACGCAGGACCCCGTCAATCCGCTAGCGGCAAAGCCTTCGCACTTTCCTGCCAAGGCGAAGAACGTGATCTATCTGTTCATGGCTGGCGCGCCGTCGCAAGTCGACATGTTCGACCCGAAGCCGATCTTGCAGGAGCTTGATGGAGAGGACTGCCCGGCGGATATCCTCGAAGGCGAACGGTTCGCGTTCATCCGGGGCACGCCAAAGCTGCTCGGCTCCCCGTTCGAGTTCGAACAGTGTGGAGAATCGGGCCAGTGGGTGACCGAACTGCTGCCGCATTTCAAGACGATCGTCGACGACGTGTCCATTATTCGCTCGATGCACACGGAGCAGTTCAATCACGCCCCCGCGCAGATATTCATGAACACGGGTTTCCGAATACCCGGGAGGCCGAGCATGGGATCGTGGCTGACGTACGGGCTCGGCAGTGAGAACGCAGATCTGCCCGGGTTCGTCGTTCTGATCTCCGGGATCGCCAACCCGGACGGCGGCAAGGCGTGCTGGGGCAGCGGGTTCCTGCCGAGCGTTTTTCAAGGCGTGCAGTTCCGGTCTGAGGGCGACCCGGTGCTGTTCGTGACAAACCCCGAGGGCGTGACCGACGGCGTGCGGCGCGACACGTTTGATGCCATCCGTGATCTGAACCAGATGCGGTACGAGGAGACGCTCGATCCGGAAATCCAAACGCGCATCGCCCAGTACGAACTCGCGTACCGGATGCAGACGAGCGTCCCGGAACTGATGGACATCTCAGGCGAATCCGAGGCGACGCACATCGCGTACGGAACCGATCCGGGGGCACGGAGCTTCGCGAACAACTGCCTGCTTGCTCGCCGGCTGGTCGAAAGGGGCGTGCGGTTCGTCCAGCTTTACCACCGCGGTTGGGATCACCACGGAACCAATCAGGGTGAGTCTATCGACGGCGGCCTTCCCGTGCTGTGCAAACAGATCGACCAGCCGATCGCAGCCCTGATCAAAGACCTCAAGCAGCGCGGACTGCTCGACGAGACGATCGTCGTCTGGGGCGGCGAGTTCGGCCGGACGCCGATGAACGAGGCTCGCGGCGGGTCGAAGTTCAAAGGCCGCGACCACCACCCGCGCGCGTTCACGATGTGGATGGCCGGGGGAGGGATCAAGCCCGGCGTCTCATACGGCCTGACCGACGAACTCGGCTACAATATCGTCGAAAACCCGGTACACATCAACGACCTTCACGCAACGATCCTCCACCAGATGGGCATGGACCACACTCGGCTGACATATCGGTATCAAGGCCGGGACTTCCGTCTGACGGATGTCGGTGGGAATGTCATCAAGGATTTGACTGGGTAG